One Tolypothrix bouteillei VB521301 DNA window includes the following coding sequences:
- a CDS encoding phage tail protein has product MPSISGTRLDFYKNFKFKVRMDGQVVAAVSKVSGLKRTTEVIEHRTGGDPSTVYKSPGQSKYEAITLERGITKDTKFEDWAKKVWALGGTPEVSLADFRKDIIIEVYDEGNQNKVTSYNVFGCWVSEYQALPDLDASANAVAIEYIKLENEGWERA; this is encoded by the coding sequence ATGCCATCTATTTCGGGAACTCGTTTAGACTTCTACAAAAACTTCAAGTTTAAAGTTAGAATGGACGGTCAGGTTGTGGCTGCGGTAAGTAAAGTCAGTGGTCTTAAGCGCACAACTGAAGTGATAGAACACCGCACAGGTGGTGACCCTAGCACTGTTTATAAGTCTCCAGGACAAAGCAAGTACGAGGCTATTACTCTAGAAAGAGGTATTACTAAAGATACTAAGTTTGAAGATTGGGCGAAAAAGGTTTGGGCGCTTGGTGGTACCCCAGAAGTTTCTTTGGCTGACTTCCGTAAAGATATCATCATTGAGGTTTACGATGAAGGCAATCAAAATAAAGTGACTTCTTATAATGTTTTCGGTTGCTGGGTTTCGGAATATCAAGCTTTACCTGACCTTGATGCTAGTGCTAATGCTGTTGCGATTGAGTACATAAAACTCGAAAACGAAGGTTGGGAGCGCGCTTAA
- a CDS encoding phage tail sheath subtilisin-like domain-containing protein produces the protein MPIQPTYPGVYIQEIPSGVRTITGVSTSITAFIGRAKRGPVNEPITINNYGDFERIFGGLSLDSTLGYAVRDFYLNGGSQAIIVRLVHEASKAIIDANGLQLEAAGEGTWGNSLRVRIDHDLPPDNRPGKDDLFNLTILDGSTGNIEVFRNVAVKTDHPRRVDIVLKNESNLVRVSGGLAEARPDAHQNPDPNNKLKLWDDNGTNTKADNGSDGTALEVGDFTGEGKEGAKQGLYALEKADLFNLLCIPPYKNDNQGIDYDPLVDRAAEYCKKRRAFFIIDPPNDWINKDKAKDGIKNIGTPTSYAAVFFPRLKQPNPLRKNAMEEFAPCGAIAGVFARTDVQRGVWKAPAGTEATLVGVPQLSVPLTDAENGELNPLGINCLRTLPAVGRVIWGARTRKGDDRLTDEWKYIPVRRLALFLEESLYRGTQWVVFEPNDEPLWAQIRLNLGAFMHTLFRQGAFQGQKPEDAYFVKCDKETTTQNDINLGIVNIVVGFAPLKPAEFVIISIQQIAGQIAV, from the coding sequence ATGCCAATACAACCTACATACCCAGGCGTTTACATACAAGAAATTCCTAGTGGTGTACGCACGATTACAGGTGTATCCACCTCTATTACCGCTTTCATAGGACGTGCCAAGCGTGGTCCTGTTAACGAGCCAATTACTATCAACAACTACGGCGATTTTGAACGGATTTTCGGGGGTTTGTCGCTAGACAGCACTCTTGGATATGCTGTGCGGGACTTTTATCTCAATGGTGGCAGTCAAGCAATTATTGTCCGACTTGTTCATGAAGCCAGTAAAGCAATCATAGATGCGAATGGACTTCAGCTAGAAGCAGCAGGTGAAGGAACCTGGGGCAACTCTTTAAGAGTTCGCATTGACCATGATTTACCACCTGATAATAGACCTGGTAAAGATGACCTGTTTAATCTCACCATCTTGGATGGATCTACGGGTAACATTGAGGTTTTCCGCAATGTAGCAGTGAAAACCGATCACCCAAGACGGGTGGATATAGTTTTAAAAAATGAATCCAATTTAGTGCGAGTAAGCGGCGGTTTAGCTGAGGCTAGACCTGATGCTCATCAGAATCCAGATCCGAATAATAAACTTAAACTATGGGACGATAACGGTACTAATACCAAAGCTGACAATGGTTCAGATGGTACTGCTTTAGAAGTAGGAGACTTTACAGGGGAAGGTAAAGAAGGAGCAAAACAAGGTCTTTATGCTTTGGAAAAAGCTGACCTTTTTAATCTCCTCTGTATCCCGCCCTATAAAAATGACAACCAAGGTATAGATTATGACCCTCTAGTTGATCGAGCCGCTGAATATTGCAAAAAACGTCGAGCCTTTTTTATCATCGATCCACCAAACGATTGGATTAATAAAGACAAAGCTAAAGATGGTATTAAAAATATTGGTACACCCACCAGTTATGCTGCTGTTTTCTTCCCCAGGCTTAAGCAACCAAATCCTCTGCGAAAAAATGCAATGGAAGAGTTTGCTCCCTGCGGTGCGATCGCTGGTGTGTTTGCTCGTACCGATGTTCAACGCGGAGTGTGGAAAGCGCCTGCGGGTACAGAAGCAACATTGGTGGGCGTACCGCAATTGAGTGTACCTTTGACAGATGCAGAAAATGGTGAGTTAAATCCTCTGGGTATTAACTGCTTGCGAACTTTACCAGCCGTTGGTCGTGTGATTTGGGGAGCACGCACACGTAAGGGAGATGACCGTCTTACCGATGAGTGGAAGTATATTCCAGTCCGTCGTTTAGCTCTTTTCTTGGAAGAAAGCCTTTATCGCGGTACTCAATGGGTGGTGTTTGAGCCTAACGACGAGCCATTGTGGGCGCAGATTCGCCTAAATCTTGGGGCTTTTATGCATACGTTGTTCCGCCAAGGAGCTTTCCAAGGGCAAAAACCAGAAGATGCTTATTTTGTGAAGTGCGACAAGGAAACGACAACTCAAAATGATATTAATTTGGGCATTGTTAACATTGTTGTTGGTTTTGCTCCACTCAAACCCGCTGAGTTTGTGATTATCAGTATTCAGCAAATAGCCGGACAAATAGCAGTTTAA
- a CDS encoding DNA-binding response regulator, which yields MTDILLTNDNPDTQNLLIKCLKTAGFEVFVTEDGLVRVHLTQEKLFITERSKNSNTPQSIFPSIPRLHEVFKFIELNYHQPISLKEVAQAVGYSSAYLTDLVRRLTGKTVNDWIIERRIAQACNLLLSTNDSVNQIALQVGYQNINHFYCQFRNYYKTTPHVWREAQRCKLVQSKRLQPLKGIAS from the coding sequence ATGACAGATATTTTATTAACCAATGATAATCCTGACACTCAAAACCTCTTAATAAAATGTTTGAAGACAGCAGGATTTGAGGTTTTCGTTACAGAAGATGGTCTAGTTCGCGTTCATCTTACCCAAGAGAAATTATTTATCACTGAGAGAAGTAAAAACTCAAATACCCCTCAATCCATATTTCCCTCTATTCCACGGCTCCACGAGGTTTTCAAGTTTATTGAATTGAATTATCATCAACCTATTAGCCTAAAAGAAGTAGCTCAAGCAGTCGGTTATTCCTCAGCTTACTTAACAGATTTAGTACGGCGTCTTACTGGAAAAACGGTTAATGATTGGATTATTGAGCGTCGGATAGCCCAAGCCTGCAACTTACTATTGTCAACTAACGACTCTGTTAATCAGATTGCTTTACAAGTGGGCTATCAAAATATCAATCATTTCTACTGTCAGTTTCGCAATTACTATAAAACTACCCCCCATGTTTGGAGAGAAGCACAACGTTGCAAACTAGTTCAGAGCAAAAGATTGCAACCATTAAAAGGCATTGCTAGTTAA